TAGAATTACACAGGAAATGATTAATGATATGTCTTTGGACAAAGAAACGCGGCTTCCGGTCCTCGATAGCAAGAAGACACGTTTCAATATTGGTACCATTTGTATAAGGATCGTTTCGAGTTTGAATTTCATACTTCCGGCGGTCAATTTCCACAGGTTCGAATCAGCTCTAAATGAGGTGAATCTTTCGCAGCTTGTGAACTCAGCTCGGAGCTTCTCGCTTGGCTCAGATTTGGCGTTTGAGGATATCGCTGGTATCCTCCTGGACGTTTTCCAGGCGCTTCATAAGGAGGACGATTGGTTCTCGGCGCTGATTGACAGAGAATTACTGGAACTTGATGGATCTATCACAAAAAATAGCCTGAACAATAAGACTTCTACCCATATTTACGGCACTCTTTTCCGGGGTAATTCAATCTTAACGAGATCTATGGAGTCATATTTCTACCGGGTAGGGAAAGAATACCTGGACCTATCGATAGGTCCTATTCTGAGGTCCATCATAGATTATGAAGGTAGCTGCGAGGTCGATCCAGAGCGCATAAAGGAGAATGATCCTgtaaagaagaaagctgtaTTGGATGAGAATCGAGGACGATTGCTAGCCATGGTAGAGAGTATATGGATAGCCATTTACAGCACAAGTAACGACATCCCTATGCCCATAAAGAACCAGATGACTACCCTGAGGAAAAAATTAGAGATTATTTGTGTTGATGATGGCGTTACCAGAATACTGAACTGCGTCTCTGGCATGTTGTTCTTAAGGTTTTTTTGTCCCGTTATTTTGAATCCAAAGCTATTTGACCTTGTACGAAGCCATCCGAGTGAACAATCTAGAAGGACCGTCACCCTGGTTAGCAAGGTCTTGTTGAATCTTTCTAATCTATCATGTTTTGGTAACAAAGAGCCTTATATGAAAGGCATGAATTGTTTTATTGATGATCATAGAGACGAGCTTCTGGACTATATTGATAAGGTCACCCAAAAAAAGCTGGACTTTGCTCcaaagaaactgaagctTACAAATTCAGTCATAAGGCCGAAACTTTTAATGAGCGAGGAGATCCTGGCTGAACTCCCAATTAATCCCCATCTTATCGATAGGTACCTCCGAGAAACGGAGCTATCTGCGGCACTTGCGATTTGTGCCATCAATAAGAGAGAAATTGGCAAATTGCCACATACTATAAGTCTGGGACAAATTTCCAAGAATGCCCCAGGCATCAAAGTTCCAATTGATGGCAGAAGGACGGAGATAAGCAATTTGGAGTTCATCGAGAAAACTACGAGCAATGTCGAAATTTCCGACCAGAAGCCTTCCAAACATCTAGAGCAAAATTATGAGACTGTGGTTGAAAATAATAGAGAAGTGAATGCGGACGCCCAGAGTGAGATGATGGAACAATTAGAAAGGGAATCAGTGCTGCTTTACCACAAAGTGAAACATCTAAAGCGTTTGTTAGCCGATTATGAGTTCCCTGTGAGGGATTCAGAGAAGAGGCAGATGTATGCTCAGTTTCTGACCGACAATACATACTTTAGCAAAAGCAAGCAGATACTGATCGATTCCCAGCACCAACTGGGAGAAGTTGAAGGGGCAAGCAGACTGTTCAAACGAGCTGATGCTGTTAATTTACTGGATAATATTGTACCGCGTGTGAGCTCACACTCGAGCAGTTCAGGAAGCCTCTCAAGATCTGATAGCTCTTTCAGCGTAACGAGAAAATTAAACAGGTTCAAGACACAAAAAGTCAATAATCCCGATTTGCGGGATAGTAGTGATAAGGAGTCATTGCACTCGAATGGGAGCAGCATCAAGCGA
Above is a genomic segment from Torulaspora globosa chromosome 1, complete sequence containing:
- the BUD2 gene encoding GTPase-activating protein BUD2 (ancestral locus Anc_2.490) — protein: MKYSRPAVSSSGFSTGQSFNVASFMRNVEEMQGTFDGTVQWCSDLASENWKISHILVTEQGSLECQSDSKTRTTVSENSGNAIEIPRIDHLQGCKIHLIDKNNNNVPIVQVITKSQTDYFLAKDNASFEGLLYSLIWWSSLNSKGIFNKISLRPAPVVESSDGEAANLLVSQLVVYGPLPTRRIPVIKQLSRPSFLRKSRTEEGWFPAMGVLKSDGKLDLLLQSDGSLLYSLDIRALLRSEIRLLDPSLQNDNMLFLGTISELRKELGLFKRQKFILGGPAVKNDPSIILKFPLSIDVEDWLVALKAFALAEYLSITGSHDSDRLRLSNRFKLSIVEGNFPGISKASHGGLPQLYVELSIWDRTWGRTAIVQGTDVPFWREEFVFDESVKINNLTIEVKQRSQNKKDDETVGFVRITQEMINDMSLDKETRLPVLDSKKTRFNIGTICIRIVSSLNFILPAVNFHRFESALNEVNLSQLVNSARSFSLGSDLAFEDIAGILLDVFQALHKEDDWFSALIDRELLELDGSITKNSLNNKTSTHIYGTLFRGNSILTRSMESYFYRVGKEYLDLSIGPILRSIIDYEGSCEVDPERIKENDPVKKKAVLDENRGRLLAMVESIWIAIYSTSNDIPMPIKNQMTTLRKKLEIICVDDGVTRILNCVSGMLFLRFFCPVILNPKLFDLVRSHPSEQSRRTVTLVSKVLLNLSNLSCFGNKEPYMKGMNCFIDDHRDELLDYIDKVTQKKLDFAPKKLKLTNSVIRPKLLMSEEILAELPINPHLIDRYLRETELSAALAICAINKREIGKLPHTISLGQISKNAPGIKVPIDGRRTEISNLEFIEKTTSNVEISDQKPSKHLEQNYETVVENNREVNADAQSEMMEQLERESVLLYHKVKHLKRLLADYEFPVRDSEKRQMYAQFLTDNTYFSKSKQILIDSQHQLGEVEGASRLFKRADAVNLLDNIVPRVSSHSSSSGSLSRSDSSFSVTRKLNRFKTQKVNNPDLRDSSDKESLHSNGSSIKRWFRR